ACGTCCCGAGGGCCCGTAGTTGACGAGGCCGCGTTGACCACGGCCCTGCAGGAAGGCTGGATTCTTGGCGCAGGCCTTGATGTGCTCGAGCAGGAGCCGCCTGATGCCGACAACCCGCTGCTGAGCATGAGCAATACTGTTCTCACTCCACACGCGGCCCACTACTCGGAGCTTTCGATGGAGCTGCGGCCCAGGCGGTACGGCGTCGAGGTCGCCGCCGTGCTCGACGGCCGGCAGCCCATGAACCTGGTCAACGGCCCGGTACTTGAGGTGCTACCTCTACGTTAGTCGGAGGCGATATGGGCACGTTCACAGTTGAGATTGAGGTTGGTGACTCACTTGGGAGTCAGTTCGAGACGGTTGAGGCGCTTGTTGATACAGGTGCGACTTACACGATGATACCTGCGTCAGTTCTCAATCGCTTGGGAGTGGTCCCGGTTGCTCAAATGAACTTCATCCTCGCAGATGGGCAGCGGATCGAAAGGGATGTTGGCGAGGCGTCGCTACGGATACTCGGCTCGTCGTTCCATAGTCCCATCGTGTTCGCGAATGAGGACTCGAATGTGCTTCTGGGTGCGGTCACACTTCAGATATTTGGGCTCGGTGTGGATTCCCTAAACGAGCGTCTGATACGTGTCGACGGTCTATTGGTGAGCCCAATTCTCGTTCAAGACGAATGACCGTTACTCGATCTCCATCTGGTCGCCGTCGAAGGTAATGGACCTGGAGCGGTGTTTGAGGACGGCTTTTCGGAAGTGGCGAAGCTCTACGCGTAGTTCATCGAGCCTTCGAGAGGCTTCGGTCAGCAGGCGGTGAGATCCCGTTTGGCGTGCCATTCGTCCCCACAGGCCGCGCTGCGGCATCTGCTTGAGCAGCTCGCCAAACTCCTCCATGAACGGCTCGAACGCCCTTGTCGAGAGCTCTGGCATGGGCGTGTCGTCTGCCGGGTCGGCGAAATAGAGGCTAAACTCGATTTCAGTCTCGTTCGGGATCGTGATGTCCAGTAGCAGAGACGGCTGGGGCTGGCCTTCGAACATCGCGCCTCCTTCTTCGACACCCTTGGCTACCTCTCGCACGGCGGCCTGGATGACCCTGAGCGTCCTGGAGACGTAAGACACAGGGAGCGCACGGGACTCCACGACCAGGAGGAGCCGATATTCGGAAGTTGCGACTCTTTCAGATGCCATCTAGGGGCCTACCTTAGCACGCGAACGTCGCCGACACGACGAGTGACCCGTACATGGTCGAGGTGGTCCATCAGCGCGAGCGCGTACTTGCGGCTCGTGCCCAACAGGTCTCTGACGTCGGCCACTGTAATCTCACTATTCTCAGATAAGTGGGCGGTTATCCTATCCACCATCTGCTGGTATGCAGATGCCGAAAAGACCACTGACTCACTGACCTTCACAACCTGACCCTCGGCGTCCAGCAGATTCACGACTTCGGGATCTATGGGGAAGTCAGTGGGGGGCGAGAACGGGTCCGACCCGAGTTGGCGCAGGTATTCGTCGACGGTCTCCTTCTGGGAATCTCCCAAATTGGGGGAGTGTTCAGGCAGCCTGACTGTGGATCCCTGCTCGACGGTGACACCGGCCTCGTTCAGCAACCTGAGGACGTCGTTGAAGACCTGGGGGGTGAGTCGGAGCCTCGACCTCAGCTCTTCCTTGGGTGCGGCGAGGCGCAGCGGGAACTGGCGGTGGTAGTCTCCGAGAGCTGCGCGTGTCTGGTCCTCCAGCGCTCGCCACCCGCCGGCAGTGTAGAACCTGGTGGCCTGAGTGATGCCACCGCTTCCAAGGACGACCACCTGCTCTTCTGCAATCATATCCTGCAGTTCTGAACGTGCAGTCTCTTCGTTGAGGTTGGCGCGGTTGACCACGGCCCGGAACTCGGCGGGCTCGATGCCTTCGATGGTCTTATGCAGCACATCCCGGTCGGAGCCTCGTTCCATGATCTCGAGTCGTTCGATGGTGGGGACGTGACGACGCCTGGGACGCGGTGCGTGCGTGTCGACGATGTTGCCGCCGCCGAGCGTGGTCATGTTGGACCGTATGACGAAGTAGTCGCCCTTGGCGATTGCTATGGGGGAGTCCACCTTCAACTGCGCCCAGGTCGTGTCGCCCGGCTGGGCGCGGTCGTCTTCGAACAGTCTCAGGCGTGCGAC
This sequence is a window from Dehalococcoidia bacterium. Protein-coding genes within it:
- a CDS encoding retroviral-like aspartic protease family protein, which codes for MGTFTVEIEVGDSLGSQFETVEALVDTGATYTMIPASVLNRLGVVPVAQMNFILADGQRIERDVGEASLRILGSSFHSPIVFANEDSNVLLGAVTLQIFGLGVDSLNERLIRVDGLLVSPILVQDE
- the selB gene encoding selenocysteine-specific translation elongation factor; this translates as MFVVGTAGHVDHGKSTLVEALTGIDPDRLAEEKERGLTIDLGFAWLQLPSGNEVSIVDVPGHERFVNNMLAGVGGIDIALLVVAADESVMPQTREHLAILDLLRIPRGLVALTKNDLVDDEWIELVTADVESTLEGTALEGAQIMPVSAHTGEGLPELIAEISAMVEDIPAKRDLARPRLPIDRAFTLTGFGTVVTGTLIDGHLETGQDVELTVAGERTRVRGLQTHRNKVDRAEPGTRVAANLIGVAQDDVYRGEVLTNPGWLRPTTAFDVHLRVLEDAPNQLRHNMYVTVHTGSSESVARLRLFEDDRAQPGDTTWAQLKVDSPIAIAKGDYFVIRSNMTTLGGGNIVDTHAPRPRRRHVPTIERLEIMERGSDRDVLHKTIEGIEPAEFRAVVNRANLNEETARSELQDMIAEEQVVVLGSGGITQATRFYTAGGWRALEDQTRAALGDYHRQFPLRLAAPKEELRSRLRLTPQVFNDVLRLLNEAGVTVEQGSTVRLPEHSPNLGDSQKETVDEYLRQLGSDPFSPPTDFPIDPEVVNLLDAEGQVVKVSESVVFSASAYQQMVDRITAHLSENSEITVADVRDLLGTSRKYALALMDHLDHVRVTRRVGDVRVLR